One window of Thermocoleostomius sinensis A174 genomic DNA carries:
- a CDS encoding NAD(P)H-quinone oxidoreductase subunit 3: protein MFVLTGYEYLLGFVIVCALVCAAAIVLSTLLAPRRKGAERRTTYESGMEPIGGAWIQFNIRYYMFALIFVIFDVETVFLYPWAVAFNQLGLLAFVEALIFIAILVVALVYAWRKGALEWS, encoded by the coding sequence GTGTTTGTCCTCACTGGCTACGAATACCTGTTAGGTTTTGTGATTGTCTGCGCCCTCGTCTGTGCCGCAGCGATCGTCCTGTCTACGTTGCTGGCTCCTCGTCGGAAAGGCGCTGAGCGACGCACGACCTATGAATCTGGGATGGAACCGATCGGCGGGGCGTGGATTCAGTTCAACATCCGCTATTACATGTTTGCGCTGATCTTTGTCATCTTTGACGTGGAAACCGTCTTTTTATATCCCTGGGCAGTGGCCTTCAACCAGTTGGGTCTGCTGGCCTTTGTAGAAGCCCTAATTTTCATTGCAATCCTGGTTGTTGCGCTAGTTTATGCTTGGCGTAAAGGAGCCTTAGAATGGTCATGA
- a CDS encoding class I SAM-dependent methyltransferase: MKSDSPIEQIKRQMQRQWRQQRMTALLQRMPLHAGVRIIDVGGTPEMWELDLDPTITNLDITLLNLPGMWNDWSPPFRHRYRFVEADACADLPFADRAFDLAFSNSVIEHVGNEQQQAFANTIRRLAPSYWVQTPSRWFPIESHCNLPCWWFYPTSLQQAWIRRWQRQKREFKWQQMSTTRVLSLRQLQSLFPEAQVYTEYVAGFPKSYSLFTVPLDIEKQIEPK, encoded by the coding sequence ATGAAATCTGATAGTCCGATCGAGCAAATTAAGCGCCAGATGCAACGACAGTGGCGACAACAGCGGATGACAGCGTTGCTTCAGCGGATGCCACTGCATGCTGGAGTCCGCATTATTGATGTGGGTGGTACACCCGAAATGTGGGAACTGGATCTCGATCCAACCATTACCAATTTGGATATCACCTTACTGAATTTACCCGGTATGTGGAACGACTGGTCGCCTCCCTTTCGGCATCGCTATCGCTTTGTGGAAGCAGACGCTTGCGCAGATCTGCCTTTTGCCGATCGTGCGTTTGATCTCGCTTTCAGTAATAGTGTCATCGAGCATGTGGGAAATGAGCAGCAGCAGGCGTTTGCCAACACGATTCGCCGCCTTGCCCCTAGCTATTGGGTGCAAACGCCTTCTCGATGGTTTCCAATCGAATCTCACTGCAACTTGCCCTGTTGGTGGTTTTATCCAACCTCGCTTCAGCAAGCTTGGATTCGGCGTTGGCAGCGGCAAAAACGAGAATTTAAGTGGCAACAGATGAGCACAACTCGTGTATTGAGCCTGCGACAGTTGCAAAGTTTGTTTCCAGAAGCCCAGGTTTACACCGAATATGTGGCGGGTTTCCCGAAGTCCTACTCCTTATTCACCGTTCCCCTAGATATAGAGAAGCAAATCGAACCGAAATAG
- a CDS encoding NAD(P)H-quinone oxidoreductase subunit J, translating into MAEEETQAPAAEAESSTQLVEAGKTSKWLTENGFEHEVLEPDHLGVEVLKVDRDLLLPFCTALYAYGFNTLSCQAGYDTGPGGDLVSMYHLIKVGDNVTNPEEVRIKVFLPRNDPRVPSVYWIWKGADWQERESYDMYGIIYEGHPNLKRILMPEDWVGYPLRKDYISPDFYELQDAY; encoded by the coding sequence GTGGCTGAAGAAGAAACGCAAGCTCCGGCTGCTGAAGCCGAATCCTCCACTCAACTGGTGGAAGCAGGTAAAACCTCGAAGTGGTTGACCGAAAACGGGTTTGAGCATGAGGTATTGGAGCCAGATCATCTTGGTGTGGAAGTATTGAAGGTCGATCGCGATTTGCTCTTGCCCTTCTGCACGGCTCTGTATGCTTACGGTTTCAACACGCTGTCTTGCCAAGCGGGGTATGATACTGGTCCCGGCGGCGATCTGGTCAGTATGTATCACCTGATCAAAGTGGGCGATAATGTCACTAATCCTGAAGAGGTGCGGATCAAGGTGTTTTTACCCAGAAACGATCCGCGTGTGCCGTCGGTGTATTGGATTTGGAAAGGAGCCGACTGGCAGGAACGGGAAAGCTATGACATGTACGGCATCATCTATGAAGGGCATCCCAACTTAAAGCGAATCTTGATGCCGGAAGATTGGGTTGGCTATCCCTTGCGCAAGGATTATATCTCTCCTGATTTTTACGAACTTCAAGACGCTTACTAA
- the bcp gene encoding thioredoxin-dependent thiol peroxidase: MALKPGDSAPNFSLPDANGNTVTLSDFRGQWVVLYFYPRDNTPGCTKEACGFRDTHLDYQSKNVVVLGVSTDDAKSHTKFSTKFGLPFPLLSDVEGRVATKYESYGLKKFMGKEFMGIYRNTFVIDPDGKIARIYQKVKPENHAIELLADLENLAS, translated from the coding sequence ATGGCTCTCAAACCTGGTGATTCTGCCCCCAACTTCAGCTTGCCCGACGCCAATGGAAACACCGTGACCCTATCTGATTTTCGCGGTCAGTGGGTCGTGCTGTATTTTTACCCGCGTGACAATACGCCTGGCTGTACAAAAGAGGCTTGTGGCTTCCGGGATACCCATCTAGACTATCAATCAAAAAATGTTGTGGTATTAGGTGTAAGTACCGATGACGCGAAATCCCATACAAAGTTTTCTACCAAGTTTGGTTTGCCCTTTCCGTTGCTGTCCGATGTCGAGGGGCGCGTAGCAACGAAGTATGAGAGCTACGGGCTGAAAAAGTTTATGGGCAAAGAGTTTATGGGCATCTATCGCAACACGTTTGTGATTGATCCAGACGGCAAGATCGCCAGAATTTATCAGAAGGTGAAGCCAGAAAATCATGCGATCGAACTGTTGGCAGATCTCGAAAATTTAGCTTCGTGA
- a CDS encoding NADH dehydrogenase subunit K → MVMTPKTSDNAAEMLLNPIGRPQVTQDLSENVILTTVDDLYNWARLSSLWPLLYGTACCFIEFAALIGSRFDFDRFGLLPRSTPRQADLIITAGTITMKMAPALVRLYEQMPDPKYVIAMGACTITGGMFSMDSPTAVRGVDKLIPVDVYIPGCPPRPEAIIDAIIKLRKKISSESLAERGQVAPTHRYYTVQHNLQPTDEILTGRYLQAETRQAPPRELMEAMGMPVPPVLEQQKEEIDRG, encoded by the coding sequence ATGGTCATGACCCCAAAGACTTCAGACAATGCAGCCGAGATGCTGCTTAACCCCATTGGGCGTCCCCAAGTCACACAGGATTTATCCGAAAACGTGATCCTGACAACGGTGGACGATCTTTACAACTGGGCACGGCTGTCTAGCCTGTGGCCGCTGCTGTATGGTACGGCTTGTTGCTTTATTGAATTTGCGGCGTTGATTGGGTCGCGATTTGATTTTGATCGCTTTGGCTTGTTGCCCCGATCGACCCCTCGCCAAGCGGATTTAATTATCACTGCTGGAACCATCACCATGAAAATGGCTCCAGCGCTGGTACGGCTGTATGAGCAAATGCCCGACCCCAAATATGTAATCGCAATGGGCGCGTGCACTATCACAGGCGGCATGTTCAGTATGGATTCCCCGACGGCTGTTCGCGGCGTTGATAAGCTGATTCCGGTAGATGTGTATATTCCCGGTTGCCCGCCTCGCCCTGAAGCCATCATTGACGCCATCATCAAGCTGCGTAAGAAAATTTCGAGTGAATCGTTGGCAGAGCGTGGTCAAGTGGCTCCCACTCATCGCTACTACACCGTTCAGCACAACTTGCAACCCACCGACGAAATTCTCACTGGCCGATATCTGCAAGCGGAAACTCGTCAAGCGCCGCCCAGAGAGTTGATGGAAGCAATGGGAATGCCGGTTCCCCCAGTGTTAGAGCAGCAGAAGGAGGAAATCGATCGTGGCTGA
- a CDS encoding LacI family DNA-binding transcriptional regulator produces MKHRSAPKSVTLRDIAAALGISRTTVSNAFNRPDQLSPELRDRVMAMAKAMNYPGPNPMGRMLRTGETGTIGLVFSESLSYAFSDPVAIAFLQGVASVCERAQASLLIVPTFMPGVVQASVGEAAQATIRQAAVDGFILYSQPFNNESIDQVMERKLPIVAVDCPYLKGVSSVKIDDRQAAYEAAAHLIRFQHQYIAILCTELGTDQYEGPVDRQRMEQADYANALERLRGYHDALQEAGFDLNQIPIEERLNREDHGFLATLHLLQQHPRPTGILAMTDRLAVGAIRAAETLGLHVPSDVSIVGFDDIPLASQVNPRLTTIRQPAVEKGRLAAELLLHYTGKTICHVLPTELVVRESTGPAPIINSETE; encoded by the coding sequence ATGAAACACCGCTCCGCCCCCAAATCTGTCACCTTGCGAGATATTGCCGCTGCCCTTGGTATCTCGCGTACAACGGTTTCCAATGCTTTTAATCGCCCCGATCAACTTTCTCCTGAGTTGCGGGACAGGGTGATGGCGATGGCCAAAGCCATGAATTATCCGGGTCCGAATCCAATGGGGCGAATGTTGCGCACAGGTGAAACCGGGACGATCGGGCTGGTATTTAGTGAATCGCTCTCTTATGCCTTCAGCGACCCCGTAGCGATCGCGTTTTTGCAAGGCGTTGCCAGTGTGTGTGAACGCGCTCAAGCCAGTCTGTTGATTGTACCCACCTTTATGCCGGGAGTGGTGCAAGCTAGTGTGGGAGAAGCCGCCCAAGCCACAATTCGTCAAGCTGCTGTGGATGGCTTCATTTTGTACTCGCAGCCGTTTAATAATGAATCGATCGATCAGGTGATGGAGCGCAAGTTACCGATTGTGGCAGTTGATTGCCCGTATTTGAAGGGAGTGTCATCGGTGAAGATTGATGATCGCCAAGCCGCCTACGAAGCCGCTGCTCATTTGATTCGGTTTCAGCACCAATACATTGCCATCCTCTGTACAGAATTAGGTACCGATCAGTATGAAGGACCGGTCGATCGCCAGCGGATGGAACAGGCTGACTACGCCAATGCGCTAGAACGATTACGGGGATATCATGATGCGTTACAGGAGGCTGGCTTTGATCTTAATCAAATTCCGATCGAAGAACGCTTGAACCGTGAAGATCACGGATTTTTAGCCACCCTGCACTTGTTGCAACAACATCCACGCCCCACCGGAATCTTAGCTATGACCGATCGTTTAGCAGTGGGGGCAATTCGAGCGGCCGAAACTTTGGGACTGCACGTACCAAGTGATGTGTCGATTGTTGGCTTTGACGATATTCCCCTCGCATCGCAAGTGAACCCGCGCCTCACCACAATACGACAACCTGCCGTAGAAAAAGGGCGACTGGCGGCAGAATTACTGTTACATTACACAGGAAAAACAATCTGCCATGTGCTTCCCACCGAATTAGTCGTGCGAGAATCTACCGGCCCGGCTCCAATAATAAATTCTGAAACAGAATGA
- a CDS encoding radical SAM protein yields the protein MNIGDLTQAAVAHITGNFSERLYLSAGWDVTKPRVVRAIINEHCNYRCKYCHFWRQDRYRDEMSIEQWQAALYSLKEFIGRYTIQFSGGEPFIKKGVLRLLDFCHREGINWGAITNGSTLSRGTIERIVAAHPMNLDISVDGTTAEIHDTVRGMSGSLQQITRGIELLRTGRDRHHLNFPIRIKPTVHRLNFRNLPALVEWAETIGATTIDFSPVRTSPMEFEADLWIRDHDELNELRQICETLVDLKRTGAAIETSEEKLLSFPDHFEEKVVRTGVSPCRVGLREYQILADGHVRMCWFFPPIGNVKTHSAREIWYGETAQRLRSQMTGCTKFGTVDCANSCLAHRSLRQEIKRGLLLLRRSGAEATR from the coding sequence ATGAATATTGGTGATCTCACCCAAGCGGCGGTTGCGCACATCACGGGTAATTTCTCTGAACGACTTTATCTTAGCGCAGGTTGGGACGTTACAAAACCACGAGTTGTTCGCGCCATCATTAACGAACACTGCAATTATCGCTGCAAATATTGTCACTTTTGGCGGCAAGATCGCTATCGTGATGAAATGTCGATCGAACAATGGCAAGCGGCTCTGTACAGTCTGAAAGAATTTATTGGACGCTATACAATTCAATTTTCTGGTGGTGAACCGTTTATCAAGAAAGGGGTTTTGAGATTACTAGATTTTTGCCATCGCGAAGGAATTAACTGGGGCGCAATTACAAATGGCTCGACACTAAGTCGAGGAACCATTGAGCGCATTGTGGCAGCCCATCCCATGAATCTGGATATTTCGGTAGATGGAACTACGGCTGAAATTCACGACACGGTGCGCGGAATGTCTGGCTCACTTCAGCAAATTACTCGTGGCATTGAATTATTGCGAACTGGTCGCGATCGCCATCATCTCAATTTTCCAATTCGCATCAAGCCGACGGTACATCGCCTTAATTTTCGCAATTTGCCGGCTCTTGTAGAATGGGCTGAAACAATCGGCGCAACGACGATTGATTTTAGTCCGGTTCGCACATCACCGATGGAATTTGAGGCAGACTTGTGGATTCGCGATCACGATGAATTAAACGAATTGAGACAGATTTGCGAAACGTTGGTTGATTTAAAACGAACGGGAGCCGCGATTGAAACCAGCGAAGAAAAATTGTTGTCGTTTCCCGATCATTTTGAAGAGAAGGTCGTCAGAACAGGTGTCTCTCCCTGTCGGGTGGGGCTGCGAGAATATCAAATTTTGGCAGATGGCCATGTGAGAATGTGTTGGTTTTTTCCACCGATCGGCAATGTCAAAACTCATAGCGCCCGCGAGATTTGGTATGGTGAAACGGCTCAACGTCTGCGCTCTCAAATGACAGGTTGTACTAAATTCGGCACGGTTGATTGCGCAAATTCTTGCCTGGCCCACCGATCGCTAAGACAAGAAATTAAACGTGGGCTGTTGCTGTTACGGCGATCGGGTGCAGAGGCGACTCGATGA
- the purF gene encoding amidophosphoribosyltransferase yields the protein MMPNSDPHLPINCTADGLEQAIAPSYSDKPEEACGVFGLYAPGEDVAKLTYFGLYALQHRGQESAGIATFEGEQVHLHKEMGLVSQVFNESILQNMPGTIAVGHTRYSTTGSSRVVNAQPAVVDTRLGALALAHNGNLVNTTELREQLLQTETQLLTTTDSEMIAHAIAEAVNAGSGWVEGAIEAFHRCQGAFSLVIGTPEGLIGARDPNGIRPLVIGTLPGPSADEPPRYVLSSETCGLDIIGADYLRDVEPGELVWITDAGLSSFRWAAPATRKLCIFEMIYFARPDSVMSEESLYSYRLRLGRQLAIESPADVDLIMGVPDSGVPAAIGFSQESGISYAEGLIKNRYVGRTFIQPTQTMRESGIRMKLNPLKDVLNGKRILIVDDSIVRGTTSRKIVKALRDAGATEVHMRISSPPVTHPCFYGIDTDSQDQLIAATKSIEEIAAQIGVDSLAYLSWEGMLKATGEDPESFCSACFTGDYPVPVPELVKRSKLILEKTAPAPAPV from the coding sequence ATGATGCCCAACTCTGATCCTCATCTACCTATCAATTGCACGGCTGACGGTTTGGAACAGGCGATCGCGCCATCATACTCCGATAAACCAGAAGAAGCGTGCGGTGTATTTGGTCTGTATGCTCCGGGTGAAGATGTGGCAAAACTCACCTATTTTGGGTTATATGCCCTTCAGCATCGGGGACAGGAATCGGCTGGCATTGCCACGTTTGAGGGAGAACAAGTACATCTACACAAAGAGATGGGCTTAGTTTCTCAGGTGTTTAATGAATCAATCTTGCAGAACATGCCAGGAACGATCGCTGTTGGACATACCCGCTATTCCACTACGGGTTCCAGCCGCGTCGTCAATGCCCAACCTGCCGTTGTCGATACGCGCTTGGGTGCTTTGGCATTGGCGCACAATGGTAATTTGGTGAATACAACGGAACTGCGTGAGCAATTGCTGCAAACAGAGACCCAGTTGCTAACTACCACCGATTCCGAGATGATTGCCCATGCGATCGCGGAAGCCGTTAACGCGGGCAGTGGTTGGGTAGAAGGAGCGATCGAGGCCTTTCATCGCTGCCAAGGAGCTTTCAGTTTGGTGATTGGTACACCGGAAGGACTCATCGGTGCGCGTGACCCGAACGGTATTCGTCCTTTAGTGATTGGCACATTGCCCGGTCCCAGTGCAGACGAGCCGCCTCGCTATGTGCTGTCTTCTGAGACCTGTGGTCTCGACATCATTGGCGCAGACTATTTGCGAGATGTAGAGCCAGGGGAATTGGTTTGGATTACCGACGCAGGGCTATCCTCGTTTCGTTGGGCTGCACCTGCTACGCGCAAACTGTGTATCTTCGAGATGATTTATTTTGCTCGTCCAGACAGCGTTATGAGTGAAGAAAGTTTATATAGCTATCGCCTGCGCCTAGGCCGACAGTTGGCGATCGAGTCTCCGGCAGATGTAGATTTGATCATGGGCGTGCCAGATTCAGGAGTTCCAGCCGCGATCGGGTTTTCTCAAGAGTCAGGAATTTCTTACGCAGAAGGACTGATCAAAAACCGTTATGTCGGTCGCACCTTCATTCAACCAACGCAAACTATGCGGGAATCAGGCATTCGCATGAAGCTGAATCCACTGAAGGATGTATTGAACGGTAAACGCATTTTAATTGTGGATGATTCGATTGTGCGGGGAACCACTAGTCGAAAAATTGTCAAAGCTTTGCGCGACGCAGGAGCTACGGAGGTGCATATGCGCATCTCGTCGCCACCTGTTACCCATCCCTGCTTTTATGGCATTGACACCGACAGCCAAGATCAACTAATTGCAGCGACTAAATCGATCGAAGAAATTGCGGCTCAAATCGGCGTTGATTCACTGGCATACTTAAGTTGGGAAGGCATGTTGAAGGCAACCGGGGAAGATCCGGAAAGCTTCTGCTCCGCTTGTTTTACGGGCGATTATCCTGTTCCTGTACCCGAATTGGTGAAGCGATCGAAACTAATATTGGAGAAAACAGCACCAGCACCAGCACCAGTTTAA
- a CDS encoding NUDIX hydrolase → MNQLRRYLQAAIGLVIRHPITGTSIIPVLADGRIVLVQRRDNGRWSLPGGIIDWGEDIPNSVRRELAEETGLKLVKINRLVGVYSDPHRDPRFHSICVVVEALVEGEIRVQDSLEVMDAQAFSPSDIPIGQLSHDHDRQMQDYLSGLTMIA, encoded by the coding sequence ATGAACCAACTGCGACGGTACTTACAGGCAGCGATCGGGTTAGTGATTCGTCACCCGATTACAGGAACTAGCATCATTCCGGTGCTGGCGGATGGTCGGATTGTGTTAGTGCAACGACGAGATAATGGGCGCTGGAGTTTGCCGGGCGGCATTATTGATTGGGGCGAAGATATTCCCAACTCTGTGCGGCGAGAACTGGCCGAGGAAACCGGGTTAAAGCTAGTCAAAATTAATCGGCTGGTGGGTGTTTATTCTGACCCTCACCGTGATCCGCGCTTTCATTCAATTTGTGTAGTGGTGGAAGCGCTAGTCGAGGGCGAGATTCGGGTTCAAGATTCTCTGGAAGTGATGGATGCTCAAGCTTTTTCACCCTCCGACATTCCGATCGGGCAACTCTCCCATGATCACGATCGGCAAATGCAGGATTATCTCAGTGGGCTAACGATGATCGCTTAG
- the purL gene encoding phosphoribosylformylglycinamidine synthase subunit PurL, with protein sequence MSEAPVSATSSPPFSPQEIAAEGLKPDEYEEIVRRLGRHPNRAELGMFGVMWSEHCCYKNSRPLLKQFPTTGDRILVGPGENAGVVNMGDGLRLAFKIESHNHPSAVEPFQGAATGVGGILRDIFTMGARPIAILNSLRFGTLDDARTRRIFSGVVAGISHYGNCVGVPTVGGEVYFDPAYSGNPLVNAMALGLMETPEIVKSGAAGVGNPVLYVGSTTGRDGMGGASFASAELSDASIDDRPAVQVGDPFLEKSLIEACLEAFKAGAVIAAQDMGAAGITCSTSEMAAKGGVGIELDLDKIPVRETGMVPYEYLLSESQERMLFVAHKGREQELIDIFQRWGLHAVVAGTVIADPIVRILFQGDVAAEIPATALADNTPIYQRDLLPEPPEYARHAWEWTEADLPPCTIDGITLERQPHTWNEILLHLLDTPTIASKRWVYRQYDHQVMNNTVNLPGGADAAIVRLRPQEMNQGERIQDKESPLALKKGVAATVDCNARYVYLHPYEGAKMAVAEAARNLSCVGAEPLAVTDNLNFGSPEKPIGYWQLAEACRGLAEACQVFNTPVTGGNVSLYNETLDAEGNPQAIYPTPVVGMVGLVEDITKVCGQGWQSIGDLIYLLGIPATSKPSPSTPHLTLGGSEYLATLHHTVAGMPPIVDFELERQVQSVCRDGIRQGWVRSAHDCAEGGLAVALAECCMSGNKGAEVVLGSRESGIGSREELAPNLQSPRWDWLLFAEGGARILVSVSPENQQVWESQLQTQLGEAWQRLGRVGDQKGRLQISTDDHQFLIDVTIERMADCWLNAIERRL encoded by the coding sequence ATGTCAGAGGCTCCTGTATCTGCCACCTCTTCCCCGCCCTTTTCACCGCAAGAAATTGCCGCTGAAGGGCTAAAGCCGGACGAATACGAGGAAATTGTGCGGCGGTTGGGGCGGCATCCCAATCGAGCCGAGTTGGGGATGTTTGGCGTCATGTGGTCGGAACATTGTTGCTATAAAAATTCGCGACCGCTATTAAAACAATTTCCAACAACAGGCGATCGCATCCTTGTCGGTCCCGGTGAGAACGCGGGCGTAGTCAATATGGGCGATGGATTGCGGCTAGCGTTTAAGATTGAGTCGCACAATCATCCTTCGGCAGTGGAACCGTTTCAGGGAGCCGCAACCGGGGTGGGCGGCATTCTGCGCGATATTTTCACCATGGGGGCCCGCCCGATCGCTATTCTCAATTCGCTGCGGTTTGGCACGCTCGACGATGCCCGCACGCGCAGAATATTCAGCGGTGTTGTGGCTGGTATTAGTCATTATGGCAATTGCGTGGGAGTGCCAACGGTGGGCGGCGAGGTATACTTTGATCCGGCTTATTCCGGTAATCCCCTGGTAAACGCCATGGCCCTGGGGCTAATGGAGACCCCGGAAATTGTCAAATCCGGAGCGGCGGGCGTTGGCAATCCGGTGCTGTATGTCGGGTCTACTACCGGACGCGACGGCATGGGGGGAGCCAGTTTTGCCAGCGCGGAACTCAGCGACGCATCGATCGACGATCGTCCGGCCGTGCAAGTAGGCGATCCGTTCCTGGAAAAATCGCTGATTGAAGCCTGTTTAGAAGCCTTTAAAGCCGGGGCTGTGATCGCAGCTCAAGATATGGGAGCGGCTGGCATTACCTGTTCCACCTCCGAGATGGCCGCCAAAGGGGGGGTTGGCATTGAGCTAGACCTCGATAAGATTCCTGTGCGCGAAACCGGCATGGTTCCCTACGAATACCTACTGTCAGAATCGCAAGAGCGAATGCTGTTTGTGGCCCACAAAGGGCGAGAGCAGGAATTAATCGACATCTTCCAGCGTTGGGGACTACATGCCGTCGTCGCCGGAACCGTCATTGCCGACCCGATCGTCCGCATTTTGTTTCAAGGAGATGTCGCGGCTGAAATTCCTGCTACCGCCCTGGCAGACAACACACCGATCTACCAGCGCGATCTCTTGCCCGAACCGCCTGAATATGCCCGTCACGCCTGGGAGTGGACTGAAGCAGATCTGCCGCCCTGTACAATCGACGGCATCACCCTTGAGAGACAGCCCCATACCTGGAATGAAATTTTATTGCACCTGCTCGACACCCCGACGATCGCCTCTAAACGCTGGGTCTATCGCCAATATGATCACCAGGTGATGAATAACACCGTCAACCTACCTGGTGGAGCCGACGCCGCGATCGTCCGCCTGCGTCCGCAAGAAATGAATCAAGGCGAGCGCATCCAGGACAAAGAATCTCCGTTAGCCCTTAAAAAAGGTGTGGCTGCCACCGTGGATTGCAACGCCCGCTACGTTTATCTGCATCCCTACGAAGGAGCCAAAATGGCGGTGGCTGAAGCGGCGCGGAATCTAAGCTGTGTGGGAGCCGAACCACTGGCTGTCACCGACAACCTCAACTTTGGTAGCCCCGAAAAGCCGATCGGATATTGGCAACTAGCGGAAGCCTGTCGGGGACTAGCGGAAGCCTGTCAAGTCTTCAACACCCCTGTCACAGGCGGCAACGTTTCTCTTTACAACGAAACGCTGGACGCTGAGGGCAATCCGCAGGCGATTTATCCTACTCCTGTTGTCGGCATGGTGGGGCTTGTCGAAGATATCACCAAAGTCTGTGGGCAAGGCTGGCAATCCATTGGCGATCTGATTTACCTCTTGGGCATCCCCGCCACTTCCAAACCTTCACCCTCCACCCCCCACCTCACACTTGGCGGCTCAGAATACCTGGCTACCCTACACCACACTGTCGCGGGAATGCCCCCGATCGTGGATTTTGAGCTAGAGCGACAGGTGCAGTCTGTTTGTCGAGATGGCATTCGGCAGGGTTGGGTGCGATCGGCTCATGATTGTGCAGAAGGCGGCTTGGCGGTTGCCTTGGCAGAATGCTGCATGTCTGGTAATAAAGGCGCAGAGGTGGTGCTAGGGAGTCGGGAGTCGGGGATTGGGAGTCGGGAAGAGCTAGCTCCCAACCTCCAATCCCCACGCTGGGACTGGTTGCTGTTTGCGGAAGGTGGGGCTCGCATTCTGGTTTCTGTGTCGCCGGAAAACCAGCAGGTGTGGGAATCGCAGTTGCAGACCCAGTTAGGAGAAGCTTGGCAGCGGTTGGGGCGAGTGGGTGATCAAAAGGGAAGGTTGCAAATTTCAACAGATGATCATCAATTCTTAATCGATGTGACGATCGAACGTATGGCCGATTGCTGGTTGAATGCCATTGAACGCCGTCTTTGA